The nucleotide window CTATTCAGGATGTGGTGATGTGGTTAGTTGGGCATGATGACCCAATATCAATGGATTGGCCCAGTTGGTTTTGTATACATTGGGCCCGTTTAGACATTCTACAAGACCGTTGTAATTTAGGCCCATTTTTTTTGGACCGCAAAATTCAAGGTCCACATGAGTTGGAATGTCTGAGCCCACGTTTAAATAGGCTTTCCTTAGGCCCAAAGCTAAAAGTATAtaagaattcaacaaaaaataatatgcTACAAAGTTTTCCATTTCTTATAGCTTTCCTACTTTTTGAGCCATTGATTTGAGAAATTTTGTTCATACTTCCTTCTAAATTCGGTTTAGTGATTCCACCTCCAATTATAATCATTTCAATAACTAATTAACTATCGAGGAGTAATTGAGTAGTTGGCTGAGAATGAATACTTTTAATTGAAAGACCcaagtttaattaattttgcacATTCACAATTTTTTCCCCGTAAGTAAGCAGGTGGGAAATTTGAATTTGGGTACTACTACCAAGCTGAGTATACGTCTTAACAATCTCGATTATTGAGGGGATTATTGACTTTGCACATTAACACCTTGTAAGTTGTAGATACCTCCCTATTTTTCCCCTTGAATATTGCAAGATATAAATATAACTTGTCAAGTTTAGCCTTGCTAACTAAACTCTTTCAAGCTTGGATGGGAGAATATTTCATGAAGAATTGAAGTACCTTTTGAGACCCAAAAGATCCAATTCTAAtcaagaatatttttttttctttctatctaaACAAgttgttgcatatatatatatatatatatcaccatTAACATATATCTATATTACCCTCTCAAGATTTGGGATCAATGGATCATGTTGgtgcaaataaaacaagataTAGTATCTTAAATATGAGCATGCATTATCcataaacaaaacataattgAAAAGGGGGGAATCAATAAGAACACCTACTTGTTTCATAGTACaactttatatacatatatcaacatcaatcaatcatcctataaattaaacaaaagtgCTTTGAAGCAATGAATTAATCAATCCTTTTTTAACATTACTACCTCCTTAATGTATAAAAAGCCATCAACTTGACCATCTTTTATATAAGATCTCTCTACATATCTACTAGTGCATGTGTTTGCTTTAATTTGGAGCCACAAAATGAAGCAAATTTATTAAACTtcactagctagctagctagattGCAATCAAATTAACTACTCCCATGCATGGAAAGTTCATTGCAGCATgaacaaataaaataagatatatatattaaggaTGTTGGCTTCCAGATGTTGTCCCATTTTGAAGGAATTTGTTTATTTGCATACTTATCTGCTCATATACTAATTAATCTGATGTCTAAATTCAATATTTGGTCTATGTAAATGCCAGGAAAGTGCATGCCAACCTTGGCACAAGCCGCCGCAAAACTATTGTTGGTTGAAAGCGTccatttggtttgttttttgtttcatgtGTTTTCGCTCTTTGTTTCTGTTTCTTATTTtcggaaagaaaaaaaaaagttgttcgtctttttttcaaaatgacaaTCAAACGTGTTATATGGAATGaatgttttctatttttcgaaaaatgaaaacagaaaacgcatgaaaacaaacataccaaaCAGATTTATGCTGTTGAACACCATTATCATTATTGTATTGAATGGGTTAACAATTGGGTCTATATGTTAAATCAAGCATAGAAATGCTGATGGACCCTAGCCATAAGGCATTCATTCCAATATCTATATCATATATAGTTTGAATCTATCTgttgaacatatatatgttccatgtcactaaagatagGGAAGGTTCATGTACTCATCAAGATTTGGAGACATTGATCAAGCAACCACCACTCCTATCTTTAGTGCAACATGGGCTGGGCCCCTTTTTGATTGAAATCAAATCCCATTAATAATTTAACATAATAAAGGCATAGTGGAGAATCCATATATATTAGAAATTCAAAGATAAAATCCCTTAAAATATTTCATAGGTTAAAATCTAAGAATATTCTAATTCTTATTAGACtttacatgtgtgtgtgtatatatatatgtatgtatgtatttatgcaACCACCTCAGAAGAAGTACCACCACCATTTGGAGTCTCAAAActtaaaacacacaaaatatgtCAAGAAAATTGCTACTTCACATCCCTATACCTTCCCAACCACCGTCTCTTCCACCCTCAGCGGCCGCCGCGGCCACTGGAAGTAGCTTCGACGCCAATGCCCTAGTGGTCCTATCGGTCCTCGTATGTGCCCTAATTTGCTCTCTAGCCTTAAACTACATCATAAGATTTATGCTAGGATCTTGTACATATTTCTTAAGAGGCAACTCCTCAGCTAAGCTACCCAGCATAGGCATCAATCCAAAGGCATTGAAAACATTTCCAATAGTGAAATACAATGCAGAACAACCTGCAGGGTTGGACAGTGAGTGTGTGATATGCTTGTCGGAGTTCGGATCGGGTGAGCGGGTTCGGATCTTGCCCAAATGCAACCATGGGTTTCATGTCATATGTATTGATAGGTGGCTTAAGTCCCATTCTTCATGCCCTACTTGTAGGCAGTGTCTCATCAAGACATGCCAAAAGATTGTTGATTGTAGCCAAACTACTCGCTCCTCAGATCAATTGCAACAGAGTATTGTGAACATTATGCCGCTTGAACC belongs to Tripterygium wilfordii isolate XIE 37 chromosome 2, ASM1340144v1, whole genome shotgun sequence and includes:
- the LOC119982595 gene encoding RING-H2 finger protein ATL78-like, with translation MSRKLLLHIPIPSQPPSLPPSAAAAATGSSFDANALVVLSVLVCALICSLALNYIIRFMLGSCTYFLRGNSSAKLPSIGINPKALKTFPIVKYNAEQPAGLDSECVICLSEFGSGERVRILPKCNHGFHVICIDRWLKSHSSCPTCRQCLIKTCQKIVDCSQTTRSSDQLQQSIVNIMPLEPEGIITNRREVTVAIQFMETVSPTIS